Genomic segment of Streptococcus australis:
AGAAGCCTATCGCCAGTCTCGTAATCCCAATGTTAAAATCATCGCGAGTGGTGGTCAAGGTGGAGATGAAAAGATATCCGAAGCTCAGGCGATTTGTAATTATTTGTTGGAAGAGACAGATATTCCGAGAGAAGCGATTCTCCTAGAGGAAGACTCAACGACGACCTATGAGAATCTTCTCTTCTCAAAAGAAATGGGAGAGAAGCTGGTGACCAGTCCACGTTTTCTCTTTGTGACCAATGATTACCATGTTTTTCGTACCAGTACCTATGCTCGCCGTATTGGGATGAAGGGAGATGGCCTTGGTTGCCGTACAGCCGCCTACTATATCCCATCGGCCTTTATCAGAGAATATATTGCTCTATGTGTGAAGATGAGATGGCTTTTTATCGCCTTCTATATTTTATTAATTTTAGCTCTGATTTTCTCCTATAGAGGTGTTCTATGGTAATCAAAAAATCAGCTCTCCATACATGGAGAGCTGTTTCTTTATTCTGCTGCTTGTTGCCACCGTTTGGCTAGCATACGGGACAGGCTTGAAATTACTAGGTTAAAGCTGAAGTAGATGAGGGCAATCAGGATGTAAAGGCTAAAGACCTGCTCTGGTTCGAAATAACGACCCATGAGAATTTGGCTGGCGCCAAAGAGTTCTTGTAGGGCGATAACAGAGTAGAGAAGGCTGGTATCCTTAATCACGGTTACAAACTGAGAAATGATAGCTGGCAGCATTTTGCGGATTGCTTGTGGGAGAATGATGTAGTAGAGAATTTGCGCAGAGGTGAATCCTTGCGACATTCCTGCTTCGTATTGTCCCTTGTCTACGGCATTGAGGCCACCTCGGATAATCTCAGCCAAGGCTGCTGACGTAAAGAGGGTGAAGGCGGTAATGCCAGCTGGTGTCGACTTCATCTTGAATACCAAAAAAATAGTGAAAATCCAGAGAAGGTTGGGAACATTACGCACAAATTCGATGTAAATGCTGGAGATGATTCGCAAGACAGGATTTTTCCCATTTCGCATAACTGCAAGTACCGTCCCGATCAGGGTAGAGAGGACGATGGCAATTAGAGAAATATAGAGGGTCAAGCCAAATCCTTTAAAGATAAAGATTAGGTTATCTGGGGTCAAAACTTCTAAAATAGATTCCATAGTAACCTCCTAAAGTGAATAGGCTTTTTTGTTGGCTTGCTCCATCTTGCGACCAAACTGGGCAACAGGGAAGCATAGAGCAAAGTAGAGAAGAGCAGCGCCTAAAAAGGCTGGGATATAGTTTCCGTTGAGAGCCGACCAAGACTTAGTCACAAACATCAAGTCCACCCCAGAGATGATAGCAACGGTTGAAGTATTCTTGATAAGGTTAACGATTTGGTTGGTCAAAGGAGGGAGAATGATACGGAAGGCCTGAGGCAAGATAATCAAGCGCATGGCACTGATATAGGTGAAACCTTGTGATAAGGCAGCTTCCATCTGACCATTAGGGATGGACTGAATCCCTGAACGAATAACCTCAGCAATATAGGCACCGTGATAAAGTCCGACGCAGAGAACAGCTGTCCAATAAATCGAAATCATGATGGTGTGATCACTGATAAGAGGTAGACCATAAAAAACGATGACAAACTGTACCAAGAGGGGGGTGTTTTGGTAAAATTCGACAAAGATACGAGCCAAAATTCTTAAAATTTGATGTTTGCTAGTTGATAGGACTCCAAAGATGATTCCTAAGACCATAGCTAGGATAAAGGATCCAATCGCTAGGGCAAGGGTGAAGAGGAAACCATTGAAAAATTGTCCAAAATCCTGAAAATAGGCTGTCCAAGATGATAAATC
This window contains:
- a CDS encoding amino acid ABC transporter permease; the protein is MESILEVLTPDNLIFIFKGFGLTLYISLIAIVLSTLIGTVLAVMRNGKNPVLRIISSIYIEFVRNVPNLLWIFTIFLVFKMKSTPAGITAFTLFTSAALAEIIRGGLNAVDKGQYEAGMSQGFTSAQILYYIILPQAIRKMLPAIISQFVTVIKDTSLLYSVIALQELFGASQILMGRYFEPEQVFSLYILIALIYFSFNLVISSLSRMLAKRWQQAAE
- a CDS encoding amino acid ABC transporter permease, producing MTDLSSWTAYFQDFGQFFNGFLFTLALAIGSFILAMVLGIIFGVLSTSKHQILRILARIFVEFYQNTPLLVQFVIVFYGLPLISDHTIMISIYWTAVLCVGLYHGAYIAEVIRSGIQSIPNGQMEAALSQGFTYISAMRLIILPQAFRIILPPLTNQIVNLIKNTSTVAIISGVDLMFVTKSWSALNGNYIPAFLGAALLYFALCFPVAQFGRKMEQANKKAYSL